The Amblyomma americanum isolate KBUSLIRL-KWMA chromosome 5, ASM5285725v1, whole genome shotgun sequence genome window below encodes:
- the LOC144133169 gene encoding sulfotransferase 1 family member D1-like, translating to MDVKELRNINGLQIRSFFPEALVRSTMSYLPRPDDVFIVSYPKCGTTWTQYLLLSMLTEGEPPTALVDFMLASPYMEMMGAEAAEKLKCPRLLKTHLPFDNHPYSKEAKYIYVARNPYDVCVSYFYFLRSMTPKRVQDVSFARFHELFVSGNVSYGDYVDHLLSWYKHRHDPNVFFLTYELLKKDPSFWTLKMADFIDEDCADKLREDPALLRKVVDATRLEKMRDVFNGKMLTVINRLLELPPHRAIKSMEAYRHTITQREEMHEDHGFVRKGVVGDWTTHFTAEQIEKTKSWIAAKAKGSDVMTLWTDLDLP from the coding sequence ATGGACGTGAAAGAGCTTCGAAACATAAATGGCCTGCAGATCCGTTCGTTCTTCCCGGAGGCCCTTGTGCGTTCCACGATGTCCTACCTACCTCGCCCCGACGACGTCTTCATCGTATCATACCCAAAATGTGGCACTACGTGGACGCAGTACTTGCTGCTTAGCATGCTTACCGAAGGAGAGCCTCCTACTGCCCTCGTCGATTTCATGTTGGCCTCACCCTACATGGAGATGATGGGCGCTGAGGCGGCAGAGAAGTTGAAATGCCCGCGCCTCCTGAAAACGCACCTTCCCTTCGACAACCATCCGTACTCGAAAGAGGCCAAGTACATCTACGTCGCGCGCAACCCGTACGATGTGTGCGTCTCGTACTTCTACTTTTTGAGAAGCATGACGCCAAAGAGGGTACAAGACGTGTCCTTTGCAAGGTTCCACGAACTCTTTGTCTCGGGCAATGTGTCCTACGGTGATTACGTCGACCATTTGCTTTCCTGGTACAAGCATCGCCATGACCCGAACGTGTTCTTCTTGACCTACGAACTCCTGAAAAAGGATCCGAGCTTTTGGACCCTCAAGATGGCCGATTTCATTGATGAAGATTGCGCGGATAAACTTCGCGAGGACCCTGCTCTGCTTCGCAAGGTCGTTGACGCCACGAGGTTGGAGAAAATGAGAGACGTCTTCAATGGGAAGATGCTCACGGTCATTAACAGATTGCTGGAACTGCCTCCTCACAGGGCTATCAAGTCTATGGAGGCGTACCGGCATACAATCACTCAGAGGGAAGAGATGCACGAGGACCACGGATTCGTTCGCAAAGGTGTCGTTGGAGACTGGACGACTCACTTCACTGCTGAACAAATCGAGAAGACAAAGTCATGGATTGCAGCCAAAGCTAAGGGCTCAGACGTCATGACGCTGTGGACGGACTTAGACTTACCATGA
- the LOC144133170 gene encoding amine sulfotransferase-like: MDLEGYRDVEGLWMHKFFHEDLVRSALAYKPRPDDVFIVTFPKCGTTWTQYLVLSILSDGQPPKSVADFMLASPYLELMGAEAGEKMHRPGLLKTHLPFYKQPYSTEAKYIYVTRNPYDVCVSFYYHLRSMTPKTEPDVSFAKYHKLFITGKASYGDYFDNLLSWYEHRNDSNVLFFTYEQLKKDTDAWTLKIADFLGEDYGNKLRKDPDLLRKVVSASSLKNMQGVFNEQMATLMKDLVNLPPEKAIKSLEVYRDIVNKSVPTHESDGFVRKGVVGDWKAHFTADQIRETKAWIAEKTKGSDVMDLWKDVDLP; the protein is encoded by the coding sequence ATGGACCTCGAGGGTTACAGAGATGTGGAGGGGCTGTGGATGCACAAGTTTTTCCATGAAGACCTTGTTCGCTCCGCCCTCGCATATAAGCCAAGACCTGACGACGTCTTCATTGTAACGTTCCCCAAGTGTGGGACAACATGGACACAGTACCTTGTCCTCAGCATACTCAGCGACGGCCAGCCGCCAAAGTCTGTCGCAGACTTCATGCTAGCCTCACCTTACCTTGAGTTGATGGGCGCAGAAGCAGGCGAGAAGATGCACAGGCCGGGCCTACTCAAAACTCACCTTCcattctacaagcagccttactCAACCGAAGCCAAGTACATATATGTTACACGCAACCCTTACGATGTCTGTGTGTCCTTCTACTATCACTTGAGAAGCATGACTCCAAAGACAGAGCCTGACGTATCTTTCGCCAAGTACCACAAGCTCTTCATTACCGGGAAAGCATCCTATGGCGATTACTTTGATAATTTGCTGTCCTGGTACGAGCACCGCAACGACTCAAATGTGTTGTTCTTCACGTATGAACAGCTGAAGAAGGACACTGACGCTTGGACATTGAAGATTGCCGACTTTTTGGGCGAAGATTACGGGAATAAACTTCGCAAGGACCCAGACCTGCTTCGCAAAGTTGTGAGCGCCTCCAGTTTGAAGAATATGCAAGGAGTCTTCAACGAGCAGATGGCAACACTTATGAAAGACTTGGTAAACCTTCCGCCCGAGAAGGCAATCAAGTCGTTGGAAGTCTACCGGGATATAGTGAACAAATCAGTGCCAACGCACGAGAGTGACGGATTTGTGCGCAAAGGCGTTGTCGGCGACTGGAAAGCGCATTTCACTGCCGATCAGATTAGAGAAACTAAGGCCTGGATCGCAGAAAAAACAAAAGGGTCGGACGTGATGGATCTGTGGAAGGATGTTGACCTTCCTTAA